The sequence GTGAGGATCTTTCGCGCCTCGGGCGTCGACAGCCACTTCACGAACGCCTCGGCGGCGTCGCTGTGCTCGGTGGTCTTCAGCGTCGCAGCCGGGTAGGAGGCGACCGCGTTCTGCTCGTCCGGGATGTCCACGGAGTCGACCTTGCCGGAGGCGGAGGCGACATCGGTCTTGTAGACCAGACCGGCGTCGGCCTCGCCCAGCTCCACCTTGCTCAGGACCGCCCGCACGTTCGGCTCCAGGGAGACCGGCTTCACGGTGATCTTCTGGGCGTCCAGGATCTGCTTGCTGTAGCGGCCGACCGGCACCTCGGACGCGGCGAGTACCACCTTGAGCTCGGTGTCCGCGAGGTCCTTGAGGTTCTCGATCTTCTCCGGGTTGCCCTTGCCGGTGGCGATGACGAGGCGGTTCTTGGCGATGACGGTGGGCGTCCCGGTGTCCGCCTTCAGCCCGTCCATCGTCTTGGTGTCGGCGGTGACCAGGGCGTCGGCGGGCGCGCCCTGCTTGACCTGGGCGGCGAGCTCCTGGGAGCCGGCGAAGGAGAACGTCACCTTCGTGCCGGGGTTCTCCTTCTCGTACGCCGCGCCCGCCGCCTTGAACACATCGGTGAGCGACGAGGCGGCGAGGACCGTCAGATCGGCCGCGGGGGCGCCGGATGCGGACGCGGAGGCGCTGGAGCCGGTGGCCGAGTCCTTCGTGTCGTCGTCGCTGCCGCAGGCGGTGAGCGGGGTGAGCAGTCCTACGACGACGAGGGCCGCCGCGGCGCGCCGGCGGGTGAGGGCGGGGGTGAAGGGCATGAGGGCGGGGCTCCTTGGGAACGCGAGAGGCCGATGCCGCCGGGCCGGTGAGCGGACCACCCGGTGACGGGAGACAGCATGTGCCACAGAATAGGTGTTCTGGGATTGCATTTACATATTTCCATGGGAAACCACATGGCAGATGCGTCCGCTCCTGGAGGAAGGTCCGAGGCGTGCGGGGGCGGTGGGCCGTCGGTGGCGGGCCGTGGGGCGATCCGGCGTCGGGCTCCGTTGTCAGTGCCTCCCCATAGTGTGAAGACGTCGCTTGGGGAGCCTCGCAGAAGGAGCAGAAGTGTCCGCAAACAAGATCCAGCACAAGGTGAATCACGTCGCGCTGGTCGTGGACTGTTCGGGTTCGATGTACCAGCACCAGGGGCAGCTCGTGCGCGTCGTGGACGAGTTCGTGGCCGGCCTGAAGGCCGAGTCGGACAGCCTCGGGCACGAGACCCGGATCAGCCTCTACTCCTTCGACCACAGGGTGGAGAACCTGGTCTGGGACATGGACGTGAAGCATCTCCCTTCCATGCGCGGCCTGTACAAGGTGAACAACGGCGCGACGGCCCTCATCGAGGCCTCCCTGAAGTCCCTCGACGACCTGGGCCACATCTGGGAGGAGTACGGCGAGCACAGCTTCCTCCAGATCGTGGTGACGGACGGCGAGGAGAACGCCTCCGGCGGCGACCGCAGGCACGACGGGGACATGAAGATCCTCGGCCCCTGGCTCGACCGCATCGCGGCGAAGATGGGCGCCCTCCCGGGCCACTGGACCTCGGCGATCCTCGTCCCCAACTCCCTGGCCAAGCGCACCGCTCAGAACTACGGCTTCCCGGCCGGCAACATCGCGATCTGGGACGCCGATTCGAAGGAGGGCGTCGAGGAGGCGATCGGCACCGTGCGCGCCGCCGCCACCAGCTTCCTGCGCGGCCGTGAGCAGGGCGTGCGCGGCACGAAGAACCTCTTCGCGGTGGGCCAGGACATATCCGTGGACGACGTGCGGGCCAGTCTCGAACCGGTCCCGGCCGACAAGTACCGGCTCCTGAAGGTCGACAAGGAGGTCGAGATCCGCCCCTTCGTCGACTCCCACCCGGGCGTGACGTACGAACGCGGCTCCTGCTACTACCAGTTGGGCGCCCGGGTCCAGGTGCAGCCGGACAAGGAGGTCATCGTCGTGGAGAAGGACACCGACCGCGCCTACTCGGGCGACGCCGCCCGCAACCTGCTCTTCGGCTCGGGCGTGCGGGGCACCGTCTCCGTGAAGGCGGGGAACAACCCCGATCTGGAGGTGTACGTGCAGAGCCGCTCGGTCAACCGGAAGCTCAAGCCGAAGACCCGTCTGCTGATCATGCTCTGACCACCCCGGCCCCCGGCCCCGGGGAAGGGGGGCGCTCCCGGGCGCGGGACCTGTCCGGTCCCCGGCCGGGACCGGACAGTAGAGTTCGGGGGCGTCAGCCCCCGAGACCCGAGGTACCGTCCGTGACCCCCGAACCCCCCGAGCCCCCGCTCCCACCTGCAGTGACCGTGGTCGGGATCGGAGCCGACGGCTGGGCGGGCCTGTCCGGGGCGGCGCGCGCGGAGCTGGAGGCCGCCCAGGTCCTGATCGGCGCCGGACGCCAGCTGGACCTGCTCCCGCCCCGGTGCGCGGGCCGCCGCGTGCCCTGGCCCTCCCCGCTGCGCCCCGCCGTCCCCGGCCTGCTCGCCGCGCACGCGGCCGGCCGCACCGCCGTACTGGCCAGCGGCGACCCGATGTTCTACGGGATCGGCCGCGCCCTCACCGAAGTCCTGGGCGCCGGGCGGCTGCGCGTCCTGCCGCACCCCTCGTCCGTCTCCTACGCCTGCGCCCGCGTCGGCTGGCCGCTGGAGGACACCGAGGTCGTCACCCTGGTCGGCCGCCCCGCCGCCCGG comes from Streptomyces sp. Mut1 and encodes:
- the modA gene encoding molybdate ABC transporter substrate-binding protein; translated protein: MPFTPALTRRRAAAALVVVGLLTPLTACGSDDDTKDSATGSSASASASGAPAADLTVLAASSLTDVFKAAGAAYEKENPGTKVTFSFAGSQELAAQVKQGAPADALVTADTKTMDGLKADTGTPTVIAKNRLVIATGKGNPEKIENLKDLADTELKVVLAASEVPVGRYSKQILDAQKITVKPVSLEPNVRAVLSKVELGEADAGLVYKTDVASASGKVDSVDIPDEQNAVASYPAATLKTTEHSDAAEAFVKWLSTPEARKILTDAGFQQP
- a CDS encoding vWA domain-containing protein; its protein translation is MSANKIQHKVNHVALVVDCSGSMYQHQGQLVRVVDEFVAGLKAESDSLGHETRISLYSFDHRVENLVWDMDVKHLPSMRGLYKVNNGATALIEASLKSLDDLGHIWEEYGEHSFLQIVVTDGEENASGGDRRHDGDMKILGPWLDRIAAKMGALPGHWTSAILVPNSLAKRTAQNYGFPAGNIAIWDADSKEGVEEAIGTVRAAATSFLRGREQGVRGTKNLFAVGQDISVDDVRASLEPVPADKYRLLKVDKEVEIRPFVDSHPGVTYERGSCYYQLGARVQVQPDKEVIVVEKDTDRAYSGDAARNLLFGSGVRGTVSVKAGNNPDLEVYVQSRSVNRKLKPKTRLLIML